Proteins from a genomic interval of Sphingobacterium sp. SYP-B4668:
- a CDS encoding NAD-dependent epimerase/dehydratase family protein yields MENQILKNLEEQYTKPSVSLLADLSEIDGDFMLLGVGGKMGPSMAKLLKDGLRQIGSTSKVIGVSRFSDNQCREDLHRWGVETIACDLLDDEALRSLPKVKNVIFLVGFKFGATGKEDFTWAMNTYLPGRVAEAFKDSRIVAFSSGNVLPFVPVTSGGVDEGGAPEPIGEYAQSTLGRERMFSYFSKRNATPVLIYRLNYAVDFRYGIIREIAKKVYHQQPIDLRTNNVNVIWQHDANEIAIRSLLHCESPAKVLNVTGPEVLSIRWVAEKLGEVLGKEPQFENEPEATALLNNAAECHRLFGYPNVTILSIIEITAQWILHKGDEFGKDTHFQERRGQF; encoded by the coding sequence ATGGAAAATCAGATTTTAAAGAATTTAGAAGAACAATATACAAAACCATCTGTATCGCTTTTAGCAGATTTATCGGAGATAGATGGAGATTTTATGTTGTTGGGAGTTGGTGGAAAAATGGGGCCGAGTATGGCCAAACTCCTGAAAGATGGACTTCGGCAAATCGGTAGCACGAGCAAGGTCATCGGTGTCTCTCGCTTTTCGGATAACCAATGTAGGGAGGACTTACATAGATGGGGAGTAGAAACCATCGCGTGTGATTTGTTGGATGATGAGGCCTTAAGGAGTCTACCTAAGGTAAAAAATGTGATTTTTTTGGTAGGATTCAAATTTGGAGCTACTGGTAAAGAAGACTTCACCTGGGCGATGAATACATATTTGCCAGGGCGAGTCGCAGAGGCATTTAAGGACTCTCGGATTGTGGCATTTTCTTCCGGGAACGTATTGCCTTTTGTACCAGTTACATCCGGTGGCGTCGATGAAGGAGGGGCTCCTGAGCCAATTGGAGAGTATGCGCAGAGTACATTGGGACGAGAGCGGATGTTTTCCTATTTCAGTAAAAGAAATGCAACGCCTGTGTTGATTTACCGATTAAATTATGCGGTAGACTTTCGATATGGTATCATTCGCGAAATAGCTAAAAAAGTCTACCACCAGCAACCCATTGATCTGCGTACAAATAATGTCAACGTTATTTGGCAACATGATGCCAATGAAATCGCCATTCGCTCGTTATTGCATTGTGAAAGCCCAGCCAAAGTGTTGAATGTAACAGGCCCAGAAGTGTTATCTATTAGGTGGGTTGCCGAAAAATTAGGTGAGGTCTTGGGAAAAGAACCGCAATTTGAAAACGAACCTGAGGCTACTGCCTTGTTGAACAATGCGGCGGAGTGTCATCGATTGTTTGGATATCCGAATGTTACGATTTTGTCAATTATTGAGATTACTGCGCAATGGATACTCCATAAAGGAGATGAATTTGGGAAAGACACGCACTTTCAGGAAAGAAGGGGACAATTTTAA
- a CDS encoding dihydrodipicolinate synthase family protein: MKRLETQKRELLFAGTVFPAHPLCLNEDRLLDENGQRLLTNYYIESGAGGVAVGVHSTQFEIRLPQYDLFERLLKISAEEIDKAKLTRPFIRIAGIVGSTEQAIAEAKLAIAYGYDMGLLSMGGLQELTENEILRRTEAVAQIIPVFGFYLQPSVGGRIFSYDFWTKFVNIENVEAIKCASFNRYQTLDVVRAIANSPRGEQIALYTGNDDNIVADLLSIYRFEVNGSAKEVQFRGGLLGHWAVWTSKAVELLQLVKEFKMQPTPEKWRHLQIVGSQTTDANAALFDVANDFEGCIPGIHEVLVRQGLMKGVWCLNPHEVLSDGQSGELTRIHNDYPLLHDDDFVREFLERYESQS; the protein is encoded by the coding sequence ATGAAAAGATTAGAAACTCAGAAACGAGAACTTTTATTTGCAGGTACGGTGTTTCCTGCCCACCCGCTCTGTCTGAATGAGGATAGATTATTGGATGAAAACGGACAACGTCTGTTGACTAATTACTATATTGAAAGTGGTGCGGGTGGAGTGGCTGTGGGGGTTCATTCGACACAGTTTGAAATAAGACTACCTCAATACGATCTGTTTGAAAGATTATTAAAGATCTCAGCAGAAGAGATAGACAAAGCTAAATTGACAAGGCCTTTTATTAGGATAGCAGGTATAGTTGGGTCAACAGAGCAAGCGATTGCTGAAGCCAAATTGGCCATTGCCTATGGATATGACATGGGACTGTTGAGTATGGGGGGGCTACAAGAGTTGACAGAAAACGAAATTTTAAGACGCACAGAAGCCGTCGCACAGATTATTCCCGTATTCGGCTTCTATCTACAACCTTCGGTGGGTGGGCGTATATTCTCTTATGATTTTTGGACGAAATTCGTCAACATCGAAAATGTGGAAGCTATCAAGTGCGCCTCTTTTAATCGCTACCAAACCTTGGATGTGGTAAGAGCAATAGCTAACTCTCCGAGAGGAGAGCAAATAGCATTATATACAGGTAATGATGACAACATTGTTGCCGATTTATTGTCTATCTATAGATTCGAAGTCAATGGATCTGCAAAGGAGGTACAGTTTAGGGGGGGGCTATTGGGGCACTGGGCAGTTTGGACGTCCAAGGCGGTAGAACTGTTGCAACTGGTCAAAGAATTTAAGATGCAACCCACCCCTGAAAAATGGCGACATCTTCAGATCGTGGGTAGCCAAACGACAGATGCTAATGCAGCTTTGTTTGATGTCGCAAATGATTTTGAAGGCTGTATACCAGGAATACACGAGGTTTTGGTCAGACAAGGTCTGATGAAGGGTGTTTGGTGCCTAAATCCGCATGAAGTACTTTCTGACGGACAGTCAGGGGAGCTGACTCGTATACACAATGATTATCCTTTACTCCATGATGATGATTTTGTTAGGGAGTTTTTAGAACGATACGAATCCCAAAGTTAA
- a CDS encoding DUF3320 domain-containing protein, giving the protein MSDSSMQVIIQHHLYFNYSFCLHSLPFLEKIVIKSNTVDYHHVDVKISSSLGIFEAYSCLVDLIRKEDSHLINRFPFKYNLAFLRDLKEKDTDTISVSIVAGHAVLYETTFSITIFPIDYFGGLQVHPELLLSYAMPNDDTVYQIKTAAVRILEQSNVLVSFEGYQSGSKDRVLQMVDAIYQAIQHLDIVYSAMPASFETEGQRIRLADQVLKTRFGNCIDISLLFVACLEAIDLNPILIITKGHAFVGVWLDNQRLDSMINFDQAAISKRMASGIREICLIESTQLCKGTSFSLKKAMDLAEMQILDVDAFLLSIDVKSARAWGVTPLSLTKGISFLDSASGMDMYADDVTINHDYALGQQYDNLELTDYSNLSKQKVWERKLLDLSLRNNLLNLRFTKSMLQLLDVNINSLEDALANNKAFTIQPNNNQPVLKRYNLYAPPLHTSEPMYKLAEEEFGYNRLLTHYHQEDLGHIVTHLFRNAKIAEEENGRSTLYMGLGLLKWYDTKSKEQARYAPLLLVPVELSRKSVNAKYYLRSREEETMFNITLLEYLKQEYQLNLDSLETLPMDDSGIDVSKVFAILRRAILNLAGWDVLEQVVLGNFSFNKLILWQDISRNAEQIQRSVIVSSLIEGKLNRAFDIRESHEDLEKLPSSHLNLPIATDYSQLAAIKHAHANQTFVLHGPPGTGKSQTITNIIANALANNKKVLFVAAKKAALDVVHKRLEKIGLGPFCLEIHSNKSKKSDVINQLARTLDLPKYQSRVDFQEEATRIDERKAAIRKYIDALHQTYPIGWTLYESISYLDSHEVAMTQKWIMPMDVTKLDTTTWHQWKDWSVAFASLSRKIPDPAEHPLRMINLKNQAFSHKAHISSSITAYLAAKRHLEEVNESLQLNLPPDFQIDFSELVQFLTGLKDLSLPMELTTVLSSHAQRNVMALWMEQQSRKQQVEDRLLASYSRRILDADTTAVESLWNQAQHAWFLPRWLKKRKVKQYLNGFCTTGVGHDSQVWDLFQDLDNYRAIVSDLQSVPFAEMERRTTSYRYTNGYNLAQLNADLAIYYELDECAQQLYFQKWTDWFKDLSVQKTWRNDVNAALDTIREFIKYFRILREFLTTIPEDKMLDTVLQELEGLDDWIRYNHYKQKADEINLSWFIKLLEERVVDKNVLESELESVVHFNVFVTALEKEEVLNNFDAEVYTSMLEQYKSLYHQFVGLTKDQLILQLSNSIPNLAQEAMHSSEIGILQRNIRNKGRGTSIRRLFDLIPTLLPRLKPCMLMSPISVAQYFDVTQDHFDLVIFDEASQLPTSEAVSALARARQAIIVGDPKQMPPTSFFVTAKQDEEHLELEDLESILDDTLALSIPSKYLLRHYRSKHESLISFSNHHFYESKLLTFPSADDLDKKVTLQWVSGHYDKGNSRTNKMEAETIVAYIKNHLEHKPDKSIGVVTFSQTQQSLIEDLLQNLFVDYPNLEEIANEGEEPIFIKNLENVQGDERDVILFSIGYGPDANGKVSMNFGPLNRDGGWRRLNVAVTRARYEMKVFSSLKADQIDLARTKAEGVKGLKNFLHFAEHGHLENSQMVEVHRVKYELVDAIADYLTQHGLTVKTAIGTSGYRVDIGVVDPRNPNRYILGIIVDGKNYIQTETTNDRELLIPDVLQSLGWNIFRIWTLDWLKNKAYVVTQIDRRIQQLVERPFVEELDRAAIIQAPIDAKLANSIMPVSAEVHQVVRQVPYKEAELSPVSDASSESIYHEENWRVIRTQLATFIRTESPISQPNLFRKVLRLWNTQRAGAKLVAYLNEIVTDLSDVTTRYSYQLFYYDGTGLSDTIDYYRDNSIEKRNIEDIAPEEIEVAVMEFLQQNLSISKDELIRAMGKVFGFNKVGIQIESVISFTLNRLIDDGKVKFLDGRILLA; this is encoded by the coding sequence ATGTCAGATTCTTCGATGCAGGTTATCATACAACATCATCTCTATTTCAATTATAGCTTTTGTCTCCATAGTCTTCCATTCCTTGAAAAAATCGTAATCAAAAGTAATACTGTAGATTATCACCATGTTGATGTCAAGATTTCTTCTTCTCTTGGTATTTTCGAAGCGTACTCATGCTTAGTGGATTTGATTAGGAAGGAAGATAGCCACCTAATTAATCGTTTTCCTTTTAAGTATAATCTGGCATTTTTGAGAGATTTGAAAGAAAAGGATACTGATACTATTTCCGTATCTATAGTTGCGGGGCATGCCGTGTTATATGAAACGACATTTTCAATCACGATTTTCCCAATTGATTATTTTGGTGGCCTACAGGTGCATCCTGAGTTATTGCTTAGCTATGCTATGCCCAATGATGATACCGTCTATCAAATCAAGACTGCTGCAGTCAGGATATTGGAACAGAGTAATGTGTTGGTTTCTTTTGAGGGATATCAATCTGGGAGCAAAGACCGCGTGTTGCAAATGGTAGACGCTATATACCAAGCTATACAACACCTCGATATCGTATATAGTGCGATGCCCGCAAGTTTTGAGACGGAGGGACAGCGTATTCGTTTGGCTGATCAGGTATTGAAAACAAGATTTGGCAATTGCATTGATATCTCTTTGCTTTTTGTCGCCTGTTTGGAGGCTATTGACCTCAATCCGATTCTTATCATCACAAAAGGACATGCTTTCGTGGGTGTGTGGTTAGATAATCAGCGATTAGATAGTATGATTAACTTTGATCAAGCAGCAATTTCGAAACGCATGGCGTCTGGGATTCGCGAAATCTGCTTAATTGAATCTACCCAGCTTTGCAAGGGGACAAGCTTTTCCTTAAAAAAAGCCATGGATCTAGCTGAAATGCAGATTTTGGATGTGGACGCCTTTCTGTTGTCTATAGATGTCAAAAGTGCGCGGGCATGGGGGGTGACACCTCTGTCTTTGACTAAAGGCATTTCCTTTCTCGACAGTGCCAGTGGGATGGATATGTATGCCGACGATGTGACTATAAATCACGATTATGCACTTGGACAGCAATACGATAACTTGGAGCTTACCGATTATAGTAATTTGAGCAAACAGAAAGTATGGGAAAGGAAACTGCTCGATTTATCTTTACGGAACAATTTGCTAAACCTTCGATTTACCAAGAGTATGCTGCAGCTCCTAGATGTAAATATCAACAGTTTGGAAGATGCACTAGCCAACAATAAGGCCTTTACAATCCAACCGAATAACAACCAACCTGTCCTAAAGCGCTACAATTTGTACGCTCCACCTTTGCACACTTCGGAACCTATGTATAAATTGGCAGAGGAGGAGTTTGGTTATAACCGATTATTGACACACTATCACCAGGAAGATTTAGGCCATATTGTTACCCATTTATTTAGAAACGCTAAGATTGCTGAAGAGGAGAATGGCAGAAGTACCCTCTATATGGGATTGGGCCTTTTAAAATGGTATGATACCAAAAGTAAAGAACAGGCACGCTATGCTCCTCTACTCTTGGTGCCGGTGGAGCTCTCTCGGAAGTCTGTTAACGCTAAATATTATCTGCGGAGTAGAGAGGAGGAAACGATGTTTAATATTACGTTGCTTGAGTATCTTAAACAAGAATACCAGCTCAATTTAGATAGCCTTGAGACGCTGCCAATGGACGATTCTGGAATTGATGTATCCAAGGTCTTTGCGATATTACGTCGCGCTATCTTAAACCTTGCCGGCTGGGATGTTTTGGAGCAGGTTGTATTGGGTAACTTTTCATTCAATAAACTCATTTTATGGCAAGATATTTCTAGAAATGCCGAACAGATACAGCGAAGTGTCATTGTCAGTAGCCTAATTGAAGGCAAGCTGAATCGTGCATTTGACATCCGGGAATCACATGAGGATTTAGAAAAGCTTCCCTCGTCTCATTTGAATTTGCCAATTGCTACCGATTATTCACAACTAGCAGCAATTAAGCATGCACATGCTAATCAGACATTCGTTTTACATGGTCCACCGGGGACTGGGAAATCACAGACCATCACTAATATCATTGCCAATGCATTAGCCAATAATAAAAAGGTACTGTTTGTTGCGGCTAAGAAAGCCGCCTTGGATGTTGTTCATAAGCGTCTCGAAAAAATTGGCTTGGGACCATTTTGTTTGGAGATTCATTCCAATAAATCTAAAAAATCAGATGTCATCAACCAGTTGGCGCGGACGTTGGACTTACCGAAATATCAAAGCCGAGTTGATTTCCAAGAAGAAGCAACCCGTATAGATGAGCGGAAGGCGGCGATCCGGAAGTATATTGATGCATTACATCAAACCTATCCTATTGGATGGACGCTGTACGAATCGATTTCTTATCTGGATAGCCACGAGGTTGCTATGACTCAAAAATGGATTATGCCGATGGATGTAACTAAGCTGGATACAACCACATGGCATCAATGGAAAGATTGGTCGGTTGCTTTTGCGAGCTTGAGTCGAAAAATACCTGACCCTGCGGAGCATCCGCTGCGTATGATTAATCTTAAAAATCAGGCTTTTTCTCATAAAGCTCATATTTCGAGTTCTATTACAGCCTATTTGGCGGCGAAGAGGCATTTAGAAGAGGTGAACGAAAGTCTACAGTTGAATCTTCCTCCAGATTTTCAAATCGATTTTTCAGAATTGGTTCAATTTCTAACGGGATTGAAGGATTTATCATTACCTATGGAGCTGACTACTGTATTGTCTAGTCATGCACAACGTAATGTGATGGCCCTTTGGATGGAGCAGCAAAGCCGAAAACAGCAGGTGGAGGATAGACTGCTTGCCAGCTATAGTAGGCGTATACTTGATGCAGATACTACCGCGGTGGAGTCCTTGTGGAATCAAGCCCAACATGCCTGGTTTTTGCCTAGATGGTTAAAAAAACGGAAAGTCAAGCAATATTTGAATGGATTTTGCACTACCGGAGTGGGACATGATTCGCAAGTGTGGGATTTGTTCCAGGATTTAGATAACTATCGAGCGATAGTATCGGATTTGCAATCTGTGCCTTTTGCTGAGATGGAGAGAAGAACTACATCTTATAGATATACTAATGGGTATAACCTTGCACAGTTGAACGCGGATCTTGCCATCTACTATGAACTGGATGAGTGTGCACAGCAATTGTATTTTCAAAAATGGACGGATTGGTTTAAGGATTTGAGTGTCCAGAAAACATGGAGAAACGATGTAAATGCTGCGTTAGATACTATTCGTGAATTTATCAAATATTTTAGAATTTTAAGAGAGTTCTTGACTACGATTCCAGAAGATAAAATGCTGGATACTGTGCTCCAAGAATTGGAGGGGTTGGATGATTGGATTCGTTACAACCATTACAAGCAAAAGGCTGATGAAATCAATCTGTCGTGGTTTATAAAACTGCTGGAAGAGCGAGTTGTTGACAAAAACGTGCTCGAAAGCGAATTGGAGTCTGTCGTACATTTCAATGTTTTTGTGACAGCCCTAGAGAAGGAAGAGGTTCTTAATAATTTTGACGCTGAGGTATATACCTCCATGCTAGAGCAGTACAAGAGCTTGTACCATCAGTTTGTAGGGCTCACAAAAGATCAATTAATCCTTCAGTTGAGCAATAGCATCCCAAACCTTGCACAGGAAGCAATGCACAGCTCAGAGATAGGTATTTTGCAGCGAAATATTCGTAACAAAGGTCGGGGGACGAGTATCCGAAGATTATTTGATCTCATACCGACATTACTACCTCGACTTAAGCCTTGTATGCTGATGAGTCCCATTTCAGTAGCTCAGTACTTTGATGTAACCCAGGACCATTTCGACTTAGTCATCTTTGATGAAGCTTCCCAACTACCTACATCAGAAGCTGTCAGTGCACTAGCGCGGGCACGTCAAGCTATTATTGTCGGTGATCCCAAGCAGATGCCACCTACGTCATTTTTCGTGACAGCGAAGCAGGACGAAGAGCATTTAGAACTTGAGGATTTAGAAAGTATTTTGGATGATACGTTGGCGTTGTCTATCCCGTCCAAATACTTGTTGAGACATTATCGCAGTAAACATGAGAGCTTAATCTCTTTTAGTAATCATCATTTCTATGAGAGCAAGTTATTGACTTTTCCTTCTGCAGATGATTTGGATAAAAAGGTGACGCTGCAATGGGTATCTGGGCACTACGATAAAGGAAATTCACGTACCAATAAAATGGAGGCGGAAACCATTGTTGCATATATTAAAAATCACTTAGAACATAAACCGGACAAGTCTATTGGGGTTGTTACGTTTAGCCAAACGCAACAGAGCCTGATTGAGGATTTGTTGCAGAATCTTTTTGTAGATTACCCCAATTTAGAGGAAATTGCGAATGAAGGCGAGGAACCTATATTTATAAAAAACCTAGAAAATGTGCAGGGTGATGAACGTGATGTTATTTTGTTTTCCATCGGATATGGACCTGATGCCAATGGAAAAGTGTCGATGAATTTTGGCCCCTTGAATAGAGATGGGGGATGGAGAAGGCTGAATGTTGCGGTCACACGTGCCCGATATGAGATGAAAGTGTTTTCATCACTTAAGGCCGATCAAATAGATTTGGCCCGTACCAAAGCGGAAGGCGTCAAAGGACTGAAGAATTTTTTGCATTTTGCGGAGCATGGCCATCTGGAAAATTCGCAAATGGTGGAAGTTCATCGCGTAAAATACGAATTGGTAGACGCTATCGCAGACTACCTTACTCAGCATGGCTTGACCGTCAAGACAGCAATTGGGACTTCGGGATACCGAGTTGATATAGGGGTGGTAGATCCGCGTAATCCCAATAGGTATATCTTAGGTATTATTGTTGATGGTAAAAATTATATACAGACGGAGACCACCAATGATCGTGAACTGCTGATTCCGGACGTTTTGCAATCATTGGGCTGGAATATATTCCGAATTTGGACATTGGATTGGTTGAAAAATAAGGCCTATGTGGTAACACAGATAGATCGACGTATACAGCAACTGGTGGAGCGCCCGTTTGTAGAGGAGTTGGACAGAGCAGCAATAATACAAGCACCCATTGATGCTAAGCTTGCAAACAGTATTATGCCTGTATCTGCGGAGGTTCATCAAGTTGTACGACAAGTGCCTTACAAGGAAGCTGAGCTTTCTCCTGTTTCCGATGCGAGTTCAGAATCTATTTACCATGAGGAGAATTGGAGAGTGATAAGAACTCAGTTGGCCACATTTATCCGAACGGAGTCACCTATTAGTCAACCTAATCTTTTTCGTAAGGTCCTGCGACTATGGAATACTCAACGTGCGGGGGCTAAATTGGTCGCTTATTTGAACGAAATCGTAACCGATTTGTCTGATGTCACTACACGATACTCTTATCAATTATTCTACTATGATGGAACAGGCTTGTCAGATACAATTGACTATTATCGAGACAATAGCATCGAAAAGCGCAATATAGAAGATATTGCGCCAGAAGAAATTGAAGTGGCTGTAATGGAGTTTCTGCAACAAAACTTGAGCATCAGCAAGGATGAGTTGATAAGAGCGATGGGTAAAGTCTTTGGATTTAATAAGGTAGGCATCCAGATAGAGTCGGTTATTAGTTTTACGCTGAACCGATTGATTGATGATGGTAAAGTGAAATTTTTGGACGGTAGAATTTTGTTGGCTTAG
- a CDS encoding Nramp family divalent metal transporter: MRKLLNILGPGIITAALVFGPSKMTITSKMGADYEYNLMWIVIVALFFMGVYTAMCSRIGTIQEKSLLTLIKEYFDKRIGIAIGIGIFLVATSFQAGNSIGVGIAIGEATGTPKEIWIMTFTAIAITLLFLPSFYKVMEKLMIGLVLLMLFCFVATLFLADIQFGSLLSGFVPSIPDDSLGLIIAFTASCFSLVGAFYQTYLIQERKKVGAGSVTVPSSTRGAFIGVGILGFMSASVLVCAAAVLFPKGIHVGSAAEMGTALEPLFGTYASSLFFIGLFGASFSSLVGNATVGGALLGDALGYGSSLSSKRVKILISVVMILGCIVSISFGKLPLELIVLAQSVTIFLVPFIGISILVIANNKKIMGEHANNTFYKTAGLMGLVVIFILMLSNVYDMFLK, encoded by the coding sequence ATGAGAAAACTGTTGAACATATTAGGACCAGGGATAATCACTGCTGCTTTGGTTTTCGGCCCGAGTAAAATGACAATCACGTCCAAGATGGGAGCTGACTACGAATACAATCTAATGTGGATTGTAATCGTAGCCTTATTTTTTATGGGCGTATACACCGCTATGTGCTCGCGAATAGGTACCATACAGGAGAAGTCTTTGTTAACACTTATAAAAGAATACTTTGACAAGAGAATAGGGATTGCTATCGGTATCGGTATATTTCTGGTAGCAACCTCATTTCAAGCGGGTAATAGCATTGGCGTCGGTATAGCGATAGGTGAGGCCACAGGTACTCCTAAGGAGATATGGATAATGACTTTTACGGCTATCGCTATTACACTCCTATTTCTACCGTCCTTCTATAAGGTGATGGAGAAACTGATGATAGGGTTGGTGTTGCTAATGCTGTTCTGTTTTGTGGCTACCTTATTTTTAGCTGATATACAATTTGGCTCCCTGCTATCTGGATTCGTCCCCTCCATTCCCGATGACTCGCTAGGATTGATAATTGCATTTACGGCCTCTTGTTTCTCGCTAGTTGGTGCTTTTTATCAGACCTATCTTATACAGGAACGCAAGAAAGTAGGTGCCGGATCCGTCACTGTACCTTCTTCTACAAGAGGCGCTTTTATAGGTGTGGGTATTTTGGGATTCATGAGCGCTTCGGTGTTGGTGTGTGCTGCGGCAGTATTATTTCCTAAAGGGATACACGTAGGAAGTGCGGCAGAAATGGGGACGGCTTTGGAACCATTATTTGGCACCTATGCAAGCTCCCTTTTTTTTATTGGTCTGTTTGGTGCCTCCTTTTCTTCACTGGTAGGAAACGCAACGGTGGGGGGCGCGTTGTTAGGGGATGCGCTTGGTTATGGCAGCAGCTTAAGTTCCAAACGGGTGAAAATCTTGATTTCAGTGGTCATGATATTGGGGTGTATAGTTTCGATATCGTTTGGTAAGCTACCCTTGGAGCTGATTGTCTTAGCACAGAGTGTAACTATATTTTTAGTGCCCTTTATCGGTATTTCAATATTGGTGATTGCTAATAACAAGAAAATAATGGGTGAGCACGCTAACAATACTTTTTATAAAACTGCAGGCCTGATGGGACTGGTAGTTATTTTTATTTTGATGCTTAGTAATGTATACGACATGTTTTTGAAATAA
- a CDS encoding DoxX family protein, which yields MKLLYVLFIAFSLALVGTKLVLGFWDFLFAGNFGMAVFIIFTGMSHFRFQKGMAMMMPDYFPAKMFFVYFTGVLEIAAGIGLMIPKLRALTAILLIVFFVVVFVANVNSSKKMINIFKADYTGPGMNYLYAQRLPMQLLLIAWTWYFGLYLK from the coding sequence ATGAAATTGTTATATGTTCTTTTTATTGCTTTTTCCTTGGCGTTAGTGGGGACGAAGCTCGTGTTGGGTTTTTGGGACTTTTTATTCGCTGGTAATTTTGGAATGGCAGTGTTCATTATTTTTACGGGCATGTCACATTTCCGATTCCAAAAGGGAATGGCTATGATGATGCCCGATTACTTCCCTGCCAAGATGTTTTTCGTGTATTTTACGGGTGTATTGGAGATTGCAGCTGGAATTGGGCTGATGATTCCGAAATTGCGTGCACTCACTGCTATTCTATTAATCGTGTTTTTTGTGGTCGTGTTTGTCGCCAATGTCAATTCATCTAAAAAAATGATAAATATATTCAAAGCCGATTATACAGGGCCAGGTATGAATTATCTTTATGCGCAGAGACTACCTATGCAGCTCCTCTTGATTGCGTGGACTTGGTATTTCGGACTTTATTTGAAATAG
- a CDS encoding DUF1697 domain-containing protein has protein sequence MKKSVVNLPPIYCAFLRGVNVKGTTMKMAEVSAVFGKAGMEAITTVLASGNVLFSSNQPKEVSKTVLETALSQHFDYPAFLFVKDKQQLATIVAKNPFIASPDFHIYIFIGIEGLQHSLMQEFEQLEKTEGEEAFVIDENFYWKVPKGNTLDSKFGKILGRKNLRDTFTSRNMNTIEKIFQKM, from the coding sequence ATGAAAAAATCAGTCGTTAACTTACCTCCTATTTATTGCGCATTTCTACGTGGGGTGAATGTGAAGGGTACTACGATGAAAATGGCAGAGGTCAGTGCTGTTTTTGGAAAAGCAGGGATGGAAGCTATCACTACCGTCCTAGCGTCGGGCAATGTTCTCTTTTCTTCCAATCAGCCCAAGGAGGTATCAAAGACTGTATTGGAAACAGCGCTGTCACAGCATTTTGACTATCCTGCATTCTTATTCGTAAAAGATAAGCAACAGCTAGCAACGATTGTGGCTAAAAATCCATTCATAGCCTCGCCTGATTTTCACATTTATATATTCATAGGCATCGAGGGGCTTCAACATTCTTTGATGCAGGAGTTTGAACAATTGGAAAAGACTGAGGGTGAGGAAGCCTTCGTAATCGACGAAAATTTTTACTGGAAGGTACCAAAAGGCAATACCCTGGATTCTAAATTTGGCAAAATCCTAGGAAGAAAGAACCTTAGAGACACTTTCACCTCTCGCAATATGAACACGATTGAAAAAATCTTTCAGAAGATGTAA
- a CDS encoding c-type cytochrome, whose translation MKITLDNKWLWIVAVVLISGCRGSTATQEIADSEMGDRRRTYIRAIAGEDEEIAAETIQRGKVLLSYSDCYSCHRESKKTMGPSFQDIGLRYPRTRTFIRVLAQRVIHGGSGAWGNAVMSPHRKLPVEQAEAMVAYILSIPSE comes from the coding sequence ATGAAGATAACGTTGGATAATAAATGGCTCTGGATTGTAGCTGTTGTGTTGATATCTGGCTGTAGAGGAAGCACTGCCACACAAGAGATTGCGGATAGCGAAATGGGGGATAGGCGACGGACTTATATTCGAGCTATTGCGGGGGAAGATGAAGAAATCGCAGCTGAGACCATACAGCGAGGTAAGGTGTTGTTGTCTTATTCGGACTGCTATAGTTGTCATCGTGAGTCGAAGAAAACTATGGGCCCTTCCTTTCAGGATATTGGATTACGATATCCGAGGACACGCACTTTTATTAGGGTATTAGCACAGCGCGTCATTCATGGTGGAAGCGGTGCGTGGGGCAATGCCGTGATGAGTCCCCATAGAAAGCTGCCTGTTGAACAAGCCGAAGCGATGGTTGCCTATATACTGTCAATTCCATCGGAATAG
- a CDS encoding SRPBCC family protein: MEKQDIVIECIFNTTRQEVWRAITQKERMQKWYFDLPEFRPEVGFKFTFFGGNPNDTQYKHVCKIIEAIPERKLKYSWEYEGYRGTSLVTFELFDEKDDTRLKLTHSGVDAFPQENDLSFHNFEAGWDYIINTSLKDFLET, encoded by the coding sequence ATGGAAAAACAGGACATTGTTATAGAATGTATTTTCAACACCACCAGACAAGAGGTGTGGCGCGCTATTACACAAAAAGAAAGAATGCAAAAATGGTATTTTGACCTTCCGGAGTTTAGACCAGAGGTAGGCTTCAAGTTTACCTTTTTTGGAGGTAATCCCAATGACACCCAGTACAAGCATGTATGCAAGATTATAGAAGCCATTCCTGAACGAAAATTGAAATACAGTTGGGAATATGAAGGCTATCGTGGGACCTCATTGGTCACATTTGAGCTCTTTGATGAAAAAGACGATACCCGATTGAAATTAACGCATTCGGGAGTAGATGCCTTTCCTCAAGAAAATGATTTGTCTTTCCATAACTTTGAAGCAGGATGGGATTATATCATCAATACCTCTTTAAAAGATTTTTTGGAAACTTAG